A genomic window from Silene latifolia isolate original U9 population chromosome Y, ASM4854445v1, whole genome shotgun sequence includes:
- the LOC141633048 gene encoding uncharacterized protein LOC141633048, producing MADYYSRREMSLHDERIRRDKGRSNADEFQTLSRSDDHGLGSRDLGTLSRFQWNSLFNESRDGSRSNNGFTNGGRNYDTLVERPAPIVSDGIRNVSAYDPNVDDSRYIGQTRNDTRLSIDDGRNYAVRERVYPERQSVDEVNDHIGRTRNASRVSIEDGRNYAVREREYPQRPSVDEVNDHIGRTRKVSRVPIEDDRNYSITEREYSQRQSVDGLNGLMFGSEDGSQSLTPRSHSSGQRTPSRGILRESLSQEGKYRSVDGIGSSRGIPSSRLSTYYRTSYAEAGGTSDLLLAEEVSPRARGEYAPNVRRADCFVHPESYRSRDDDFSVQGYSDGESYGINVVNATLPRDQYVGNSRRDAVMEEGYSGLHDMSRPLQEAPALDNYDGSRIGSELVYAEVNIGPRISYPDHTTEEIRRSLSLEEQITSEGNTRDVSYEQRYVYVPRQNEEILLMDENTQHIMDVGDFSSPEQPNTIKRRLVFADEMSGAKCIACAVRGVLSYDERHLSAEDEDGLRLSNRISHHRGEFHSRAHKGVSIAEARQPSNGMRKSRQKPLSKSDEGSKGDVMKRLRFPQAVSRPCAPQLPWPKEAKRFKTSPHVINTPSSVETYGNAKGTELKKKLKSVHKPVAYPSTAPDPVVLNSGPNINMQQKRPIKDSGSMKDGDRRLQDLDADRTVLKIKPLNDTPENPEKFKQNVDEWFFKCMVLLIENISYRKRFKSQGIGRRLKCIICSSFKEFCETKDVAAHAFSSLKVGYRAQHLGFHRALCVIMGWDSAAAANGRWVCQSLPESVAWTLREDVIIWPPVVIIQNFPDRNCQLNEIGNLSIELKNILKDKGFTREIKACHEKPGNPNIVVVEFNGTGPGLKEAERLHNSFAENKHGRAELVQLDAEVVYCKVVDKKPDNNRKLVDKSYDDPYPVDKSEDDQEPVHRIKDEQSVHKTEDYQKPIDKRDDENEHMKIDQQLVDKAEDDQEPIGRNRDDLGSIDKVRVDQGPLEEAQGDQEQVEEAQGEQKPVHKSLGDQELVEEAQAEQNLVDKSLGDQELVEEAQAEQNPIDKSQGDQELVEEAQAEQNPIDKSKGDQEQVNKTSDTQGLTENRKDDQEPLDKTGYDQEHVGVADDSKDDQELVEEAQGEQILVGKSKGDQEQANKTGDTQGLTDNRNDDQEPLDKLGYDQEPVGLADNSKIDQEPLDKTTYDEEPAGQKGDDQEPMGRKYNTLYGYLGIVEDLPRLPNVVKRHHLARSKEERLASFNAVI from the exons ATGGCGGATTATTACAGTCGGAGGGAAATGAGTTTGCATGATGAGCGCATTCGACGAGATAAAGGAAGAAGTAATGCTGACGAATTTCAAACCCTTTCACGGAGCGATGATCATGGTTTAGGAAGTAGGGATTTGGGTACTTTGTCGAGGTTTCAGTGGAATTCTTTGTTTAATGAATCAAGGGATGGTTCTAGGTCTAATAATGGGTTTACTAATGGTGGTCGGAATTATGATACATTAGTCGAAAGACCAGCGCCTATCGTTAGTGACGGTATTAGGAATGTGTCTGCTTATGACCCTAATGTTGATGATTCTAGGTATATTGGACAGACTAGGAACGATACTAGGCTTTCGATTGATGATGGTAGGAATTACGCGGTTAGGGAAAGGGTGTATCCAGAGAGACAGTCTGTTGATGAAGTGAATGATCATATTGGACGGACTAGGAACGCTTCTAGGGTTTCGATTGAAGATGGTAGGAATTACGCGGTTAGGGAAAGGGAGTATCCACAGAGACCGTCTGTTGATGAAGTGAATGATCATATTGGACGGACTAGGAAGGTTTCTAGGGTTCCGATTGAAGACGATAGGAATTACTCGATTACGGAAAGGGAATACTCACAGAGACAGTCTGTTGATGGACTGAATGGTCTTATGTTTGGATCTGAGGATGGCTCTCAGAGTTTGACACCTCGCTCACACTCTAGTGGTCAACGTACCCCGTCTCGAGGCATTTTAAGGGAAAGTTTGTCTCAGGAAGGAAAATATCGTTCTGTTGATGGGATAGGAAGTAGTCGTGGGATACCATCGTCTAGGTTAAGTACTTACTACCGTACGTCATACGCTGAGGCTGGTGGGACTTCTGATCTTTTGTTAGCCGAAGAAGTTAGTCCGAGAGCAAGAGGTGAGTATGCTCCAAATGTGCGTAGGGCAGATTGTTTTGTACATCCTGAGAGTTACAGGTCTAGGGATGATGATTTCAGTGTGCAAGGCTACAGTGATGGAGAGTCCTATGGAATCAATGTCGTGAATGCTACGTTACCTAGAGACCAATATGTTGGAAACTCTCGTAGAGATGCTGTAATGGAGGAAGGGTATTCTGGACTGCATGATATGAGTCGTCCACTTCAAGAGGCACCTGCTTTGGATAACTATGATGGAAGCAGGATTGGTTCTGAATTGGTGTATGCTGAGGTAAATATTGGTCCAAGGATCTCTTATCCAGATCACACGACTGAGGAAATTCGCCGAAGCCTTTCGCTTGAAGAACAGATTACTTCTGAAGGAAATACCCGTGATGTGTCATATGAACAACGGTATGTCTATGTTCCGAGACAAAATGAAGAAATTCTCTTGATGGATGAAAACACACAGCATATAATGGATGTCGGAGATTTTTCTTCACCTGAACAACCTAATACAATCAAAAGAAGGCTTGTATTTGCTGATGAGATGAGTGGTGCAAAGTGTATTGCTTGTGCCGTCAGAGGTGTTTTGAGTTACGACGAGAGGCATCTTAGTGCTGAAGATGAGGATGGATTACGACTTTCAAATAGGATCAGTCACCATCGTGGTGAATTTCATTCAAGGGCTCATAAAGGAGTGTCTATTGCCGAAGCTAGACAACCATCTAATGGAATGCGCAAGTCTCGTCAAAAACCTTTAAGCAAATCAGATGAAGGTAGTAAAGGTGATGTAATGAAGCGACTTAGGTTTCCTCAGGCTGTTTCTCGTCCATGCGCTCCCCAGCTACCTTGGCCAAAAGAGGCTAAGAGATTTAAAACATCTCCTCATGTTATCAATACTCCGTCTTCTGTAGAAACCTATGGCAATGCTAAAGGAACTGAATTAAAAAAGAAGCTCAAGTCGGTGCATAAACCAGTTGCTTACCCATCTACTGCACCGGATCCTGTTGTTTTGAATTCTGGGCCCAACATAAATATGCAGCAGAAGCGTCCCATTAAGGACTCGGGAAGTATGAAAGATGGTGATCGTCGTTTACAAGATCTCGATGCAGACCGAACAGTACTTAAGATTAAACCTTTGAATGACACGCCTGAAAACCCTGAAAAGTTTAAACAAAATGTCGATGAATGGTTTTTCAAGTGCATGGTGCTTTTAATTGAAAATATCAGTTACCGGAAAAGGTTCAAGAGCCAAGGAATTGGTCGTCGCTTGAAATGCATCATATGTTCCAG CTTCAAAGAGTTCTGTGAAACTAAAGATGTTGCAGCACATGCTTTCTCATCTCTCAAGGTTGGGTACAGAGCACAACATTTAGGATTTCATCGAGCTTTATGTGTCATAATGGGATGGGATAGTGCAGCGGCCGCTAATGGTCGTTGGGTTTGTCAATCTTTGCCTGAATCTGTGGCTTGGACTTTGAGGGAAGATGTTATCATCTGGCCACCTGTTGTCATCATTCAGAACTTTCCTGATAGAAACTGTCAACTCAATGAAATTGGGAATCTTTCTATCGAACTGAAGAATATTTTGAAAG ATAAGGGCTTTACTAGGGAGATCAAAGCATGCCATGAAAAACCCGGTAATCCGAATATTGTGGTTGTAGAGTTTAATGGCACCGGGCCTGGCCTAAAAGAAGCTGAAAGACTTCATAATTCATTTGCTGAGAATAAACATGGAAGGGCCGAGCTTGTACAGCTTGATGCTGAAGTTGTCTACTGCAAAGTAGTTGACAAAAAGCCTGATAATAACCGAAAGCTAGTAGATAAGAGTTACGATGATCCATACCCTGTAGACAAGAGTGAGGACGATCAAGAGCCAGTACACAGGATAAAAGATGAACAGTCTGTACACAAGACAGAAGATTATCAAAAGCCAATAGATAAGAGGGATGATGAAAATGAGCATATGAAAATTGATCAACAACTAGTAGACAAGGCAGAAGATGATCAAGAGCCCATAGGCAGGAACCGAGATGATTTAGGTTCCATAGATAAAGTCCGAGTTGATCAAGGGCCCTTAGAGGAGGCTCAAGGTGACCAAGAGCAAGTAGAAGAGGCTCAAGGTGAACAAAAGCCTGTACACAAGTCATTAGGGGATCAAGAGCTTGTAGAAGAAGCTCAAGCTGAACAAAATCTCGTAGACAAGTCATTAGGTGATCAAGAGCTTGTAGAAGAGGCTCAAGCTGAGCAAAATCCCATAGACAAGTCACAAGGTGATCAAGAGCTTGTAGAAGAGGCTCAAGCTGAGCAAAATCCCATAGACAAGTCAAAAGGTGATCAAGAGCAGGTGAATAAGACAAGTGATACTCAAGGGCTGACAGAAAATAGAAAAGATGATCAAGAGCCATTAGACAAGACAGGATATGATCAAGAGCATGTTGGTGTGGCTGACGATAGCAAAGATGATCAAGAGCTCGTAGAAGAGGCTCAAGGTGAACAAATTCTTGTAGGCAAGTCAAAAGGAGATCAAGAGCAAGCAAACAAGACAGGTGATACTCAAGGGCTGACAGACAATAGAAACGATGATCAAGAGCCATTAGACAAGCTGGGATATGATCAAGAGCCTGTTGGGCTGGCTGACAATAGCAAAATTGATCAAGAGCCGTTAGACAAGACGACATATGATGAAGAGCCTGCTGGGCAGAAAGGGGATGATCAAGAGCCAATGGGCAGGAAATACAATACACTATATGGCTACCTTGGGATCGTAGAAGACTTGCCTAGACTTCCTAATGTCGTTAAGCGTCATCATCTTGCAAGGAGTAAGGAGGAGAGACTTGCCTCCTTTAATGCAGTTATCTAG
- the LOC141632267 gene encoding uncharacterized protein LOC141632267, with translation MDLVMACNNFIILLVKKYNGLLWYLVIVYGAPCVSPRASVLRDIEAWIKTCKYPFLMVGDFNQVEYMSDKLSGSQRSIGGADEFNLWKIRNELMDIPFKGPWFTWCNNRKGDKRVYERIDKAYGSKDWFTLFPNTGIKHYPIQISDHAPIEVDLNLVGTSGSKPFKLDAWVLDHEPCMERIQSVWNMEDTGSPAFRVTRKLSRVRTSVKKVDLR, from the coding sequence ATGGATCTGGTCATGGCATGTAATAATTTTATCATCCTTTTAGTGAAAAAATATAATGGTCTTCTATGGTATCTGGTCATTGTCTATGGTGCGCCGTGTGTGAGTCCGCGCGCCTCTGTTCTACGAGATATTGAGGCTTGGATTAAGACTTGTAAATACCCTTTTCTTATGGTCGGTGATTTTAACCAAGTTGAATATATGAGTGATAAACTAAGCGGAAGTCAAAGATCTATAGGAGGAGCCGATGAATTCAATTTATGGAAAATCCGTAATGAGCTTATGGACATTCCGTTCAAGGGGCCATGGTTCACGTGGTGTAATAATAGAAAGGGCGATAAAAGGGTTTACGAGCGCATTGATAAGGCTTATGGGTCCAAGGATTGGTTTACTCTGTTCCCAAATACTGGTATCAAACATTATCCCATCCAAATATCGGATCATGCGCCAATTGAAGTGGATTTAAATCTTGTGGGAACTTCTGGAAGTAAACCGTTTAAACTGGATGCTTGGGTTTTGGATCATGAGCCGTGTATGGAACGGATTCAGAGTGTTTGGAATATGGAGGATACGGGATCCCCGGCTTTCCGTGTAACTAGGAAGTTATCCAGAGTTCGGACAAGTGTCAAGAAAGTAGACCTTAGATAA